A single genomic interval of Acidimicrobiales bacterium harbors:
- a CDS encoding GntG family PLP-dependent aldolase encodes MGVIDLRSDTVTRPTPEMRRAMADAEVGDDVYGEDPTVNALQDAFAARVGKEAALYVPSGTMANQLAVRLLTTAGTTVIAGKRQHIVLYENGAAGRNAGVQFTTVDDDDGTIDPTAVTATIAAAAHHQPTPSLVCIENTHMPADGAPWPLDAMRAVRAAAGDLPVHLDGARLFNAEVATGITAADYAANATTVMCCLSKGLCAPVGSVLAGPADLIDAARGERQRLGGGMRQAGVIAAAGLVALQAMVERLADDHARARRLADAVAERWPDSGCDPARIATNVVTWHHADPDAVLAHLASEGVAAGTIAPGVLRFVTHHDIDDDGIERARKAVATAP; translated from the coding sequence ATGGGCGTGATCGACCTCCGCTCCGACACCGTCACCCGTCCCACCCCCGAGATGCGCCGCGCCATGGCCGACGCCGAGGTCGGCGACGACGTGTACGGCGAGGACCCCACCGTCAACGCCCTGCAGGACGCCTTCGCCGCCCGGGTCGGCAAGGAGGCCGCCCTCTACGTCCCCTCGGGCACCATGGCCAACCAGCTCGCCGTCCGACTGCTCACGACCGCGGGCACCACGGTGATCGCCGGCAAGCGCCAGCACATCGTCCTCTACGAGAACGGCGCGGCGGGCCGCAACGCGGGCGTGCAGTTCACCACCGTCGACGACGACGACGGCACCATCGACCCCACGGCCGTCACCGCCACCATCGCCGCCGCAGCACACCACCAGCCCACCCCGAGCCTCGTCTGCATCGAGAACACCCACATGCCCGCCGACGGCGCGCCATGGCCGCTCGACGCCATGCGGGCCGTCCGAGCCGCCGCCGGCGACCTGCCCGTCCACCTCGACGGCGCCCGCCTGTTCAACGCCGAAGTCGCCACCGGCATCACCGCGGCCGACTACGCCGCCAACGCCACCACCGTCATGTGCTGCCTCTCCAAGGGCCTCTGCGCCCCCGTCGGCTCCGTCCTCGCCGGCCCTGCCGACCTGATCGACGCCGCCCGCGGCGAGCGCCAACGACTCGGCGGCGGCATGCGCCAAGCGGGCGTGATCGCCGCCGCCGGGCTCGTCGCCCTCCAGGCCATGGTCGAGCGGCTGGCCGACGACCACGCCCGGGCCCGCCGCCTGGCCGACGCCGTGGCCGAACGCTGGCCCGACAGCGGCTGCGACCCCGCCCGCATCGCCACCAACGTCGTCACTTGGCACCATGCCGACCCCGACGCCGTCCTCGCTCACCTCGCGAGCGAAGGCGTCGCCGCAGGCACCATCGCCCCCGGGGTCCTGCGTTTCGTGACGCACCACGACATCGACGACGACGGCATCGAGCGCGCCCGCAAGGCCGTGGCCACCGCTCCGTAG
- a CDS encoding inositol monophosphatase family protein: MDDLQPLLELAVDVAHRAGALLLDGLDSVRTTVETKSTRTDMVTEMDRASERLVVTALREARPDDALLGEEGTSSGGTSGVRWVVDPLDGTTNYLYGFPAWAVSVAAEVEGASAVGVVHDPVHGETFTAVRGQGAWCNGERLAVAGAPDLATALVGTGFSYDAVRRGEQAALLARVLPVVRDIRRAGAAALDLCWVGLGRLDAFFERGLAPWDSAAGSLVAAEAGALVEQLPDGTWVAAAPQLFEPLRALLAAADGLRGPGTGE, from the coding sequence GTGGACGACCTGCAGCCCCTTCTGGAACTCGCCGTCGATGTCGCGCACCGGGCCGGTGCGCTGTTGCTCGACGGGCTCGACTCGGTGCGCACGACGGTCGAGACCAAGTCGACGCGCACCGACATGGTCACCGAGATGGACCGGGCCAGCGAGCGGCTGGTCGTCACCGCACTGCGGGAGGCGCGGCCCGACGACGCCCTGCTCGGCGAGGAAGGGACGTCGTCGGGCGGCACGTCGGGCGTGCGGTGGGTGGTCGACCCCCTCGACGGCACTACCAACTACCTGTACGGGTTTCCTGCATGGGCGGTGTCGGTGGCGGCCGAAGTCGAGGGGGCGTCGGCGGTGGGCGTGGTGCACGACCCGGTGCACGGCGAGACGTTCACCGCCGTGCGGGGGCAGGGCGCGTGGTGCAACGGCGAGCGGCTGGCGGTGGCGGGCGCACCCGACTTGGCCACTGCACTGGTGGGGACGGGGTTCTCCTACGACGCCGTGCGCCGGGGCGAACAGGCGGCGCTGCTGGCCCGGGTGCTGCCCGTGGTGCGCGACATCCGGCGGGCGGGGGCCGCGGCCCTGGACCTGTGCTGGGTGGGGCTGGGACGGCTCGACGCTTTCTTCGAACGGGGGCTGGCGCCGTGGGACTCCGCCGCCGGCTCGCTGGTGGCGGCCGAGGCCGGCGCCTTGGTCGAACAGTTGCCGGACGGGACGTGGGTGGCCGCTGCGCCCCAGTTGTTCGAGCCGTTGCGGGCCTTGCTGGCGGCGGCCGACGGCCTCAGAGGCCCAGGAACAGGCGAGTGA